From a region of the Monodelphis domestica isolate mMonDom1 chromosome 8, mMonDom1.pri, whole genome shotgun sequence genome:
- the UPF3A gene encoding regulator of nonsense transcripts 3A isoform X1, whose protein sequence is MRSEKEAASGAGGSGVGGAGRGSGGKEKPLLPPPPPPPPPPPLPPPPASSRGGTAMEIQFRRESPRREVETPPTAVSASGCGGGGSSGSGGGGGGGGGGGGGGSKPREEKKTVLSKVVIRRLPPSLTKEQLEEQLHPLPAHDYFEFCTADPSLYPHLYSRAYINFRNPDDILLFRDRFDGYVFIDSKGLEYPAVVEFAPFQKISKKKLKKKDAKAGSIEEDPEYRKFLEAYCVEEEKISANPETLLGEIEAKTRELIGVIYYITIFCILARRTTPLLEYIKNRKLEKQRIREEKREERRRRELEKKRLREEEKRKRREEERRKRKEAEKQKKIAEKEIRIKLLKKPEKGEEPAIEKQKEKGEEADIEEGKWEKSSSSGSIKSKASESSLKELKEKSQNDSDKEQRDMDRRFREKEPERQRYRLDDGRKHRTHYEFDKFLRRNEDELKWGKGYNQDRGKKGNHNYSFTVEAVDKLGKEDKCDDMASKKERIRNKDRPAMQLYQPGARIRTRTGSTSKTPDCTAKSSEETCDRKCEAEIPAGATSEKSEEAE, encoded by the exons ATGCGGTCCGAGAAGGAGGCAGCCAGCGGGGCCGGGGGTTCTGGAGTCGGCGGGGCTGGGCGGGGATCAGGTGGCAAAGAGAAACCTCTATtgccgccgccgccaccaccaCCTCCGCCTCCACCCCTACCGCCTCCACCGGCATCTTCCCGCGGAGGGACGGCGATGGAGATCCAGTTCCGCCGCGAGTCGCCTCGGCGCGAAGTGGAGACGCCCCCGACCGCAGTCTCGGCCTCGGGCTGCGGGGGCGGTGGAAGcagtggcagtggtggtggtgggggaggcGGCGGCGGTGGAGGAGGAGGCGGCAGCAAGCCGCGGGAGGAGAAGAAAACGGTCCTGAGCAAG gTTGTTATTCGTCGACTTCCTCCAAGTCTAACCAAGGAGCAGCTAGAAGAACAGTTACATCCACTTCCTGCTCATGATTACTTTGAATTTTGTACAGCGGATCCCAG tctttatcCTCATCTTTATTCAAGAGCATATATTAATTTTCGAAATCCTGATGACATCCTTCTTTTTAGAGACCGTTTTGATGGCTATGTCTTCATTGATAGTAAAG GACTGGAATATCCTGCTGTAGTAGAATTTGCTCCATTCCAAAAGAtttccaaaaagaaattaaagaaaaaagatgccAAAGCAGGGAGCATTGAAGaag ATCCTGAATATAGGAAATTTCTAGAAGCCTATTGTGTTGAGGAGGAGAAAATAAGTGCCAATCCTGAAACTCTTTtgggagaaattgaggcaaagacaCGAGAACTCATTG gaGTTATATACTACATCAcaattttttgtattttagctAGAAGAACAACACCTCTTTtggaatatattaaaaatagaaaattagaaaagcag AGAATccgagaagaaaaaagagaagaacgaagaagaagagaattagaaaagaaacgcttgagagaagaagagaaaagaaaacgtAGAGAAGAGGAAAGACGTAAGAGAAAAGaagctgaaaaacaaaagaaaattgctGAAAAAGAGATAAGAATCAAG CTTcttaaaaaacctgaaaagggagaggaaccagcaatagaaaagcagaaagaaaaaggtGAGGAAGCTGATAttgaagaaggaaaatgggaaaaatcttCCAGCTCTGGAAGCATAAAATCCAAAGCCTCGGAAAGCTCACTGAAAGAACTCAAGGAAAA GTCACAAAATGACAGTGATAAAGAACAAAGGGATATGGATCGAAGATTTCGAGAAAAAGAACCTGAAAGACAAAGGTATCGCTTGGACGATGGCCGAAAACATAGAACTCACTATGAGTTTGACAAGTTTTTGAGAAGGAACGAAGATGAACTGAAATGGGGAAAAGGATACAACCAAgacagagggaagaaagggaaccACAACTACAGCTTCACTGTGGAGGCAGTAGACAAACTTGGTAAAGAGGACAAGTGTGATGACATGGCATCCAAAAAGGAGCGCATAAGAAATAAG GACCGTCCAGCCATGCAGTTATACCAACCAGGAGCTCGTATTCGAACACGTACGGGCTCTACAAGTAAAACTCCTgactgcactgcaaagtcctctgAAGAAACTTGTGACCGAAAATGTGAGGCTGAGATTCCTGCTGGAGCCACTTCTGAGAAGAGTGAAGAGGCAGAATAA
- the UPF3A gene encoding regulator of nonsense transcripts 3A isoform X2, with product MRSEKEAASGAGGSGVGGAGRGSGGKEKPLLPPPPPPPPPPPLPPPPASSRGGTAMEIQFRRESPRREVETPPTAVSASGCGGGGSSGSGGGGGGGGGGGGGGSKPREEKKTVLSKVVIRRLPPSLTKEQLEEQLHPLPAHDYFEFCTADPSLYPHLYSRAYINFRNPDDILLFRDRFDGYVFIDSKGLEYPAVVEFAPFQKISKKKLKKKDAKAGSIEEDPEYRKFLEAYCVEEEKISANPETLLGEIEAKTRELIARRTTPLLEYIKNRKLEKQRIREEKREERRRRELEKKRLREEEKRKRREEERRKRKEAEKQKKIAEKEIRIKLLKKPEKGEEPAIEKQKEKGEEADIEEGKWEKSSSSGSIKSKASESSLKELKEKSQNDSDKEQRDMDRRFREKEPERQRYRLDDGRKHRTHYEFDKFLRRNEDELKWGKGYNQDRGKKGNHNYSFTVEAVDKLGKEDKCDDMASKKERIRNKDRPAMQLYQPGARIRTRTGSTSKTPDCTAKSSEETCDRKCEAEIPAGATSEKSEEAE from the exons ATGCGGTCCGAGAAGGAGGCAGCCAGCGGGGCCGGGGGTTCTGGAGTCGGCGGGGCTGGGCGGGGATCAGGTGGCAAAGAGAAACCTCTATtgccgccgccgccaccaccaCCTCCGCCTCCACCCCTACCGCCTCCACCGGCATCTTCCCGCGGAGGGACGGCGATGGAGATCCAGTTCCGCCGCGAGTCGCCTCGGCGCGAAGTGGAGACGCCCCCGACCGCAGTCTCGGCCTCGGGCTGCGGGGGCGGTGGAAGcagtggcagtggtggtggtgggggaggcGGCGGCGGTGGAGGAGGAGGCGGCAGCAAGCCGCGGGAGGAGAAGAAAACGGTCCTGAGCAAG gTTGTTATTCGTCGACTTCCTCCAAGTCTAACCAAGGAGCAGCTAGAAGAACAGTTACATCCACTTCCTGCTCATGATTACTTTGAATTTTGTACAGCGGATCCCAG tctttatcCTCATCTTTATTCAAGAGCATATATTAATTTTCGAAATCCTGATGACATCCTTCTTTTTAGAGACCGTTTTGATGGCTATGTCTTCATTGATAGTAAAG GACTGGAATATCCTGCTGTAGTAGAATTTGCTCCATTCCAAAAGAtttccaaaaagaaattaaagaaaaaagatgccAAAGCAGGGAGCATTGAAGaag ATCCTGAATATAGGAAATTTCTAGAAGCCTATTGTGTTGAGGAGGAGAAAATAAGTGCCAATCCTGAAACTCTTTtgggagaaattgaggcaaagacaCGAGAACTCATTG ctAGAAGAACAACACCTCTTTtggaatatattaaaaatagaaaattagaaaagcag AGAATccgagaagaaaaaagagaagaacgaagaagaagagaattagaaaagaaacgcttgagagaagaagagaaaagaaaacgtAGAGAAGAGGAAAGACGTAAGAGAAAAGaagctgaaaaacaaaagaaaattgctGAAAAAGAGATAAGAATCAAG CTTcttaaaaaacctgaaaagggagaggaaccagcaatagaaaagcagaaagaaaaaggtGAGGAAGCTGATAttgaagaaggaaaatgggaaaaatcttCCAGCTCTGGAAGCATAAAATCCAAAGCCTCGGAAAGCTCACTGAAAGAACTCAAGGAAAA GTCACAAAATGACAGTGATAAAGAACAAAGGGATATGGATCGAAGATTTCGAGAAAAAGAACCTGAAAGACAAAGGTATCGCTTGGACGATGGCCGAAAACATAGAACTCACTATGAGTTTGACAAGTTTTTGAGAAGGAACGAAGATGAACTGAAATGGGGAAAAGGATACAACCAAgacagagggaagaaagggaaccACAACTACAGCTTCACTGTGGAGGCAGTAGACAAACTTGGTAAAGAGGACAAGTGTGATGACATGGCATCCAAAAAGGAGCGCATAAGAAATAAG GACCGTCCAGCCATGCAGTTATACCAACCAGGAGCTCGTATTCGAACACGTACGGGCTCTACAAGTAAAACTCCTgactgcactgcaaagtcctctgAAGAAACTTGTGACCGAAAATGTGAGGCTGAGATTCCTGCTGGAGCCACTTCTGAGAAGAGTGAAGAGGCAGAATAA
- the UPF3A gene encoding regulator of nonsense transcripts 3A isoform X5: MRSEKEAASGAGGSGVGGAGRGSGGKEKPLLPPPPPPPPPPPLPPPPASSRGGTAMEIQFRRESPRREVETPPTAVSASGCGGGGSSGSGGGGGGGGGGGGGGSKPREEKKTVLSKVVIRRLPPSLTKEQLEEQLHPLPAHDYFEFCTADPSLYPHLYSRAYINFRNPDDILLFRDRFDGYVFIDSKGLEYPAVVEFAPFQKISKKKLKKKDAKAGSIEEDPEYRKFLEAYCVEEEKISANPETLLGEIEAKTRELIARRTTPLLEYIKNRKLEKQRIREEKREERRRRELEKKRLREEEKRKRREEERRKRKEAEKQKKIAEKEIRIKLLKKPEKGEEPAIEKQKEKGEEADIEEGKWEKSSSSGSIKSKASESSLKELKEKSQNDSDKEQRDMDRRFREKEPERQRTVQPCSYTNQELVFEHVRALQVKLLTALQSPLKKLVTENVRLRFLLEPLLRRVKRQNKTTMQGIFVTVMNKFHSYIVRKGN, translated from the exons ATGCGGTCCGAGAAGGAGGCAGCCAGCGGGGCCGGGGGTTCTGGAGTCGGCGGGGCTGGGCGGGGATCAGGTGGCAAAGAGAAACCTCTATtgccgccgccgccaccaccaCCTCCGCCTCCACCCCTACCGCCTCCACCGGCATCTTCCCGCGGAGGGACGGCGATGGAGATCCAGTTCCGCCGCGAGTCGCCTCGGCGCGAAGTGGAGACGCCCCCGACCGCAGTCTCGGCCTCGGGCTGCGGGGGCGGTGGAAGcagtggcagtggtggtggtgggggaggcGGCGGCGGTGGAGGAGGAGGCGGCAGCAAGCCGCGGGAGGAGAAGAAAACGGTCCTGAGCAAG gTTGTTATTCGTCGACTTCCTCCAAGTCTAACCAAGGAGCAGCTAGAAGAACAGTTACATCCACTTCCTGCTCATGATTACTTTGAATTTTGTACAGCGGATCCCAG tctttatcCTCATCTTTATTCAAGAGCATATATTAATTTTCGAAATCCTGATGACATCCTTCTTTTTAGAGACCGTTTTGATGGCTATGTCTTCATTGATAGTAAAG GACTGGAATATCCTGCTGTAGTAGAATTTGCTCCATTCCAAAAGAtttccaaaaagaaattaaagaaaaaagatgccAAAGCAGGGAGCATTGAAGaag ATCCTGAATATAGGAAATTTCTAGAAGCCTATTGTGTTGAGGAGGAGAAAATAAGTGCCAATCCTGAAACTCTTTtgggagaaattgaggcaaagacaCGAGAACTCATTG ctAGAAGAACAACACCTCTTTtggaatatattaaaaatagaaaattagaaaagcag AGAATccgagaagaaaaaagagaagaacgaagaagaagagaattagaaaagaaacgcttgagagaagaagagaaaagaaaacgtAGAGAAGAGGAAAGACGTAAGAGAAAAGaagctgaaaaacaaaagaaaattgctGAAAAAGAGATAAGAATCAAG CTTcttaaaaaacctgaaaagggagaggaaccagcaatagaaaagcagaaagaaaaaggtGAGGAAGCTGATAttgaagaaggaaaatgggaaaaatcttCCAGCTCTGGAAGCATAAAATCCAAAGCCTCGGAAAGCTCACTGAAAGAACTCAAGGAAAA GTCACAAAATGACAGTGATAAAGAACAAAGGGATATGGATCGAAGATTTCGAGAAAAAGAACCTGAAAGACAAAG GACCGTCCAGCCATGCAGTTATACCAACCAGGAGCTCGTATTCGAACACGTACGGGCTCTACAAGTAAAACTCCTgactgcactgcaaagtcctctgAAGAAACTTGTGACCGAAAATGTGAGGCTGAGATTCCTGCTGGAGCCACTTCTGAGAAGAGTGAAGAGGCAGAATAAAACCACCATGCAAGGCATATTTGTCACGGTTATGAACAAATTTCATTCTTACATAGTTAGAAAAGGGAACTAG
- the UPF3A gene encoding regulator of nonsense transcripts 3A isoform X3, whose protein sequence is MRSEKEAASGAGGSGVGGAGRGSGGKEKPLLPPPPPPPPPPPLPPPPASSRGGTAMEIQFRRESPRREVETPPTAVSASGCGGGGSSGSGGGGGGGGGGGGGGSKPREEKKTVLSKVVIRRLPPSLTKEQLEEQLHPLPAHDYFEFCTADPSLYPHLYSRAYINFRNPDDILLFRDRFDGYVFIDSKGLEYPAVVEFAPFQKISKKKLKKKDAKAGSIEEDPEYRKFLEAYCVEEEKISANPETLLGEIEAKTRELIGVIYYITIFCILARRTTPLLEYIKNRKLEKQRIREEKREERRRRELEKKRLREEEKRKRREEERRKRKEAEKQKKIAEKEIRIKLLKKPEKGEEPAIEKQKEKGEEADIEEGKWEKSSSSGSIKSKASESSLKELKEKSQNDSDKEQRDMDRRFREKEPERQRTVQPCSYTNQELVFEHVRALQVKLLTALQSPLKKLVTENVRLRFLLEPLLRRVKRQNKTTMQGIFVTVMNKFHSYIVRKGN, encoded by the exons ATGCGGTCCGAGAAGGAGGCAGCCAGCGGGGCCGGGGGTTCTGGAGTCGGCGGGGCTGGGCGGGGATCAGGTGGCAAAGAGAAACCTCTATtgccgccgccgccaccaccaCCTCCGCCTCCACCCCTACCGCCTCCACCGGCATCTTCCCGCGGAGGGACGGCGATGGAGATCCAGTTCCGCCGCGAGTCGCCTCGGCGCGAAGTGGAGACGCCCCCGACCGCAGTCTCGGCCTCGGGCTGCGGGGGCGGTGGAAGcagtggcagtggtggtggtgggggaggcGGCGGCGGTGGAGGAGGAGGCGGCAGCAAGCCGCGGGAGGAGAAGAAAACGGTCCTGAGCAAG gTTGTTATTCGTCGACTTCCTCCAAGTCTAACCAAGGAGCAGCTAGAAGAACAGTTACATCCACTTCCTGCTCATGATTACTTTGAATTTTGTACAGCGGATCCCAG tctttatcCTCATCTTTATTCAAGAGCATATATTAATTTTCGAAATCCTGATGACATCCTTCTTTTTAGAGACCGTTTTGATGGCTATGTCTTCATTGATAGTAAAG GACTGGAATATCCTGCTGTAGTAGAATTTGCTCCATTCCAAAAGAtttccaaaaagaaattaaagaaaaaagatgccAAAGCAGGGAGCATTGAAGaag ATCCTGAATATAGGAAATTTCTAGAAGCCTATTGTGTTGAGGAGGAGAAAATAAGTGCCAATCCTGAAACTCTTTtgggagaaattgaggcaaagacaCGAGAACTCATTG gaGTTATATACTACATCAcaattttttgtattttagctAGAAGAACAACACCTCTTTtggaatatattaaaaatagaaaattagaaaagcag AGAATccgagaagaaaaaagagaagaacgaagaagaagagaattagaaaagaaacgcttgagagaagaagagaaaagaaaacgtAGAGAAGAGGAAAGACGTAAGAGAAAAGaagctgaaaaacaaaagaaaattgctGAAAAAGAGATAAGAATCAAG CTTcttaaaaaacctgaaaagggagaggaaccagcaatagaaaagcagaaagaaaaaggtGAGGAAGCTGATAttgaagaaggaaaatgggaaaaatcttCCAGCTCTGGAAGCATAAAATCCAAAGCCTCGGAAAGCTCACTGAAAGAACTCAAGGAAAA GTCACAAAATGACAGTGATAAAGAACAAAGGGATATGGATCGAAGATTTCGAGAAAAAGAACCTGAAAGACAAAG GACCGTCCAGCCATGCAGTTATACCAACCAGGAGCTCGTATTCGAACACGTACGGGCTCTACAAGTAAAACTCCTgactgcactgcaaagtcctctgAAGAAACTTGTGACCGAAAATGTGAGGCTGAGATTCCTGCTGGAGCCACTTCTGAGAAGAGTGAAGAGGCAGAATAAAACCACCATGCAAGGCATATTTGTCACGGTTATGAACAAATTTCATTCTTACATAGTTAGAAAAGGGAACTAG
- the UPF3A gene encoding regulator of nonsense transcripts 3A isoform X6 has protein sequence MRSEKEAASGAGGSGVGGAGRGSGGKEKPLLPPPPPPPPPPPLPPPPASSRGGTAMEIQFRRESPRREVETPPTAVSASGCGGGGSSGSGGGGGGGGGGGGGGSKPREEKKTVLSKVVIRRLPPSLTKEQLEEQLHPLPAHDYFEFCTADPSLYPHLYSRAYINFRNPDDILLFRDRFDGYVFIDSKGLEYPAVVEFAPFQKISKKKLKKKDAKAGSIEEDPEYRKFLEAYCVEEEKISANPETLLGEIEAKTRELIARRTTPLLEYIKNRKLEKQRIREEKREERRRRELEKKRLREEEKRKRREEERRKRKEAEKQKKIAEKEIRIKLLKKPEKGEEPAIEKQKEKGEEADIEEGKWEKSSSSGSIKSKASESSLKELKEKSQNDSDKEQRDMDRRFREKEPERQRYRLDDGRKHRTHYEFDKFLRRNEDELKWGKGYNQDRGKKGNHNYSFTVEAVDKLGPSSHAVIPTRSSYSNTYGLYK, from the exons ATGCGGTCCGAGAAGGAGGCAGCCAGCGGGGCCGGGGGTTCTGGAGTCGGCGGGGCTGGGCGGGGATCAGGTGGCAAAGAGAAACCTCTATtgccgccgccgccaccaccaCCTCCGCCTCCACCCCTACCGCCTCCACCGGCATCTTCCCGCGGAGGGACGGCGATGGAGATCCAGTTCCGCCGCGAGTCGCCTCGGCGCGAAGTGGAGACGCCCCCGACCGCAGTCTCGGCCTCGGGCTGCGGGGGCGGTGGAAGcagtggcagtggtggtggtgggggaggcGGCGGCGGTGGAGGAGGAGGCGGCAGCAAGCCGCGGGAGGAGAAGAAAACGGTCCTGAGCAAG gTTGTTATTCGTCGACTTCCTCCAAGTCTAACCAAGGAGCAGCTAGAAGAACAGTTACATCCACTTCCTGCTCATGATTACTTTGAATTTTGTACAGCGGATCCCAG tctttatcCTCATCTTTATTCAAGAGCATATATTAATTTTCGAAATCCTGATGACATCCTTCTTTTTAGAGACCGTTTTGATGGCTATGTCTTCATTGATAGTAAAG GACTGGAATATCCTGCTGTAGTAGAATTTGCTCCATTCCAAAAGAtttccaaaaagaaattaaagaaaaaagatgccAAAGCAGGGAGCATTGAAGaag ATCCTGAATATAGGAAATTTCTAGAAGCCTATTGTGTTGAGGAGGAGAAAATAAGTGCCAATCCTGAAACTCTTTtgggagaaattgaggcaaagacaCGAGAACTCATTG ctAGAAGAACAACACCTCTTTtggaatatattaaaaatagaaaattagaaaagcag AGAATccgagaagaaaaaagagaagaacgaagaagaagagaattagaaaagaaacgcttgagagaagaagagaaaagaaaacgtAGAGAAGAGGAAAGACGTAAGAGAAAAGaagctgaaaaacaaaagaaaattgctGAAAAAGAGATAAGAATCAAG CTTcttaaaaaacctgaaaagggagaggaaccagcaatagaaaagcagaaagaaaaaggtGAGGAAGCTGATAttgaagaaggaaaatgggaaaaatcttCCAGCTCTGGAAGCATAAAATCCAAAGCCTCGGAAAGCTCACTGAAAGAACTCAAGGAAAA GTCACAAAATGACAGTGATAAAGAACAAAGGGATATGGATCGAAGATTTCGAGAAAAAGAACCTGAAAGACAAAGGTATCGCTTGGACGATGGCCGAAAACATAGAACTCACTATGAGTTTGACAAGTTTTTGAGAAGGAACGAAGATGAACTGAAATGGGGAAAAGGATACAACCAAgacagagggaagaaagggaaccACAACTACAGCTTCACTGTGGAGGCAGTAGACAAACTTG GACCGTCCAGCCATGCAGTTATACCAACCAGGAGCTCGTATTCGAACACGTACGGGCTCTACAAGTAA
- the UPF3A gene encoding regulator of nonsense transcripts 3A isoform X4, giving the protein MRSEKEAASGAGGSGVGGAGRGSGGKEKPLLPPPPPPPPPPPLPPPPASSRGGTAMEIQFRRESPRREVETPPTAVSASGCGGGGSSGSGGGGGGGGGGGGGGSKPREEKKTVLSKVVIRRLPPSLTKEQLEEQLHPLPAHDYFEFCTADPSLYPHLYSRAYINFRNPDDILLFRDRFDGYVFIDSKGLEYPAVVEFAPFQKISKKKLKKKDAKAGSIEEDPEYRKFLEAYCVEEEKISANPETLLGEIEAKTRELIGVIYYITIFCILARRTTPLLEYIKNRKLEKQRIREEKREERRRRELEKKRLREEEKRKRREEERRKRKEAEKQKKIAEKEIRIKLLKKPEKGEEPAIEKQKEKGEEADIEEGKWEKSSSSGSIKSKASESSLKELKEKSQNDSDKEQRDMDRRFREKEPERQRYRLDDGRKHRTHYEFDKFLRRNEDELKWGKGYNQDRGKKGNHNYSFTVEAVDKLGPSSHAVIPTRSSYSNTYGLYK; this is encoded by the exons ATGCGGTCCGAGAAGGAGGCAGCCAGCGGGGCCGGGGGTTCTGGAGTCGGCGGGGCTGGGCGGGGATCAGGTGGCAAAGAGAAACCTCTATtgccgccgccgccaccaccaCCTCCGCCTCCACCCCTACCGCCTCCACCGGCATCTTCCCGCGGAGGGACGGCGATGGAGATCCAGTTCCGCCGCGAGTCGCCTCGGCGCGAAGTGGAGACGCCCCCGACCGCAGTCTCGGCCTCGGGCTGCGGGGGCGGTGGAAGcagtggcagtggtggtggtgggggaggcGGCGGCGGTGGAGGAGGAGGCGGCAGCAAGCCGCGGGAGGAGAAGAAAACGGTCCTGAGCAAG gTTGTTATTCGTCGACTTCCTCCAAGTCTAACCAAGGAGCAGCTAGAAGAACAGTTACATCCACTTCCTGCTCATGATTACTTTGAATTTTGTACAGCGGATCCCAG tctttatcCTCATCTTTATTCAAGAGCATATATTAATTTTCGAAATCCTGATGACATCCTTCTTTTTAGAGACCGTTTTGATGGCTATGTCTTCATTGATAGTAAAG GACTGGAATATCCTGCTGTAGTAGAATTTGCTCCATTCCAAAAGAtttccaaaaagaaattaaagaaaaaagatgccAAAGCAGGGAGCATTGAAGaag ATCCTGAATATAGGAAATTTCTAGAAGCCTATTGTGTTGAGGAGGAGAAAATAAGTGCCAATCCTGAAACTCTTTtgggagaaattgaggcaaagacaCGAGAACTCATTG gaGTTATATACTACATCAcaattttttgtattttagctAGAAGAACAACACCTCTTTtggaatatattaaaaatagaaaattagaaaagcag AGAATccgagaagaaaaaagagaagaacgaagaagaagagaattagaaaagaaacgcttgagagaagaagagaaaagaaaacgtAGAGAAGAGGAAAGACGTAAGAGAAAAGaagctgaaaaacaaaagaaaattgctGAAAAAGAGATAAGAATCAAG CTTcttaaaaaacctgaaaagggagaggaaccagcaatagaaaagcagaaagaaaaaggtGAGGAAGCTGATAttgaagaaggaaaatgggaaaaatcttCCAGCTCTGGAAGCATAAAATCCAAAGCCTCGGAAAGCTCACTGAAAGAACTCAAGGAAAA GTCACAAAATGACAGTGATAAAGAACAAAGGGATATGGATCGAAGATTTCGAGAAAAAGAACCTGAAAGACAAAGGTATCGCTTGGACGATGGCCGAAAACATAGAACTCACTATGAGTTTGACAAGTTTTTGAGAAGGAACGAAGATGAACTGAAATGGGGAAAAGGATACAACCAAgacagagggaagaaagggaaccACAACTACAGCTTCACTGTGGAGGCAGTAGACAAACTTG GACCGTCCAGCCATGCAGTTATACCAACCAGGAGCTCGTATTCGAACACGTACGGGCTCTACAAGTAA